The Mercurialis annua linkage group LG8, ddMerAnnu1.2, whole genome shotgun sequence genome window below encodes:
- the LOC126661061 gene encoding uncharacterized protein LOC126661061, whose product MFNNINEQQQSLYTCSSMDPRISFSNDFVETQIKYETHYREAPVSSDFEFSVRNNSMIIPADEIFCKGKILPLKEGSTNQLRKMTLQDELLVDDDDEEYEFDVFPRVQKRSGWWKERLGLKKGDNITKKNHQVLERIVEEKRFGFVHEKRLDGKVTGNVD is encoded by the exons ATGTTTAACAATATCAATGAGCAACAACAAAGCCTCTACACTTGTTCTTCTATGGACCCAAGAATCTCATTCTCAAATGATTTTGTAGAAACacaaatcaaatatgaaacacATTATAGAGAAGCACCAGTTTCTTCAGATTTTGAGTTTTCTGTTAGAAACAACTCTATGATTATTCCTGCGGATGAGATCTTCTGCAAAGGCAAGATTCTACCATTGAAGGAAGGCTCCACCAACCAGCTCAGAAAAATGACTTTGCAAGATGAATTActtgttgatgatgatgatgaggagTATGAATTTGATGTTTTCCCAAGGGTGCAGAAAAGATCAGGTTGGTGGAAAGAAAGACTAGGCCTAAAAAAAGGTGACAATATAACTAAGAAAAATCATCAAGTTTTGGAAAGAATAGTTGAGGAGAAGAGATTTGGTTTTGTACATGAAAAGAGACTTGATGGGAAGGTTACTG GAAATGTTGACTGA